The following are encoded in a window of Microcaecilia unicolor chromosome 7, aMicUni1.1, whole genome shotgun sequence genomic DNA:
- the LOC115474379 gene encoding uncharacterized protein LOC115474379, whose amino-acid sequence MKISSEQMKSHYDTQGFLTEISVLDTEELEEAKRAFEKLEEELGKEYTQYNLHNSHLEHEWVMNLAAHPRVLETMTAILGPNVILLDSRFICKYPFSEVPHTDNVAPYVAWHQDIKYWGFEGGPVASVWLALDEVNTENGVLQVIPESHKQGILEHHTAIIPGNMLTANQEIPRHLVEAEKAVECPLKAGQMSIHDGLTVHASEPNMSDRRRCGFVIRYVPTTAYPIEDPERPRTFPATVLVAGTDEFQYFADHAPSFFTKMF is encoded by the exons ATGAAGATCAGTTCTGAGCAGATGAAGTCACACTATGATACACAGGGTTTTCTTACAGAAATCTCTGTCCTAGACACCGAAGAGCTGGAGGAGGCAAAAAGAGCTTTCGAAAAACTGGAGGAGGAATTGG GGAAGGAATACACTCAGTACAACCTACATAACAGTCATCTAGAGCATGAATGGGTTATGAACTTAGCAGCTCATCCTCGGGTACTGGAAACTATGACAGCCATCTTGGGACCCAATGTTATTCTCCTGGATTCCAGATTTATCTGTAAATACCCATTTTCTGAGGTTCCTCACACAGACAACGTAGCTCCTTATGTAGCCTGGCATCAGGATATCAA GTATTGGGGATTTGAGGGAGGTCCTGTGGCCTCAGTATGGCTTGCCCTGGATGAAGTAAACACAGAAAATGGAGTGCTGCAGGTTATTCCAG AAAGCCATAAGCAAGGCATTTTGGAACATCATACAGCAATCATCCCTGGGAACATGTTAACCGCAAACCAAGAGATACCACGGCACCTGGTTGAGGCAGAGAAGGCTGTTGAATGCCCGCTCAAAGCTGGGCAAATGTCG atcCATGATGGACTGACAGTCCACGCCAGTGAGCCAAATATGTCTGACAGGAGGAGATGTGGTTTTGTCATTCGTTACGTACCCACTACTGCCTACCCTATAGAG GACCCTGAACGCCCTCGTACTTTCCCAGCCACTGTGCTGGTTGCCGGGACAGACGAGTTTCAGTATTTTGCAGACCATGCCCCAAGCTTCTTCACCAAGATGTTCTGA